TTGTAACAAAAACAAAATTTAAGAGTATTAGCAATACCAACTTGTTCTATTAGTTATGatgaatttgttttttttttttttaaataacctaCTAGTGTTGGCTTTCTTGAATTTAATgacagataataataatactaagaggaGGTTTGTAACTTCATCCGAAGTGGATAGAATCGTCTGAGATAGACTCGATTTTAGAGAAGCTCCCTATTCAAGATGTTGTGAGGACACACGTTTTATCAAAAAGTTGAAGGTACAAATGGACCTCAATGACCTCGTTACTATAAACATGTCTCTGAAAAGCTCCCTATTCAAGATGTTGTGAGGACACACGTTTTATCAAAAAGTTGGAGGTACAAATGGACCTCAATGACCTCGTTACTATAAACATGTCTCTGAAAAGCTCCCTATTCAAGATGTTATGAGGACACACGTTTTATCAAAAAGTTGGAGGTACAAATGGACCTCAATGACCTCGTTAGTTCTTGATAAACATGTCTCTGAAAAGTTTCCCAAAAATGAAGCTTTTGGTCATAATGGGTTTATTACGATCTCAAACCAAATATTCAACTTCCTTAAGGGTCCTATCTTAAAGTTACGTCTCTACATACCAAACATGGCTCTTGATAGCTTTCAAGAAGTCGATCAGTGGATTTTATCCTTGTCAAGAGACGGTGTTAGAGAACTCGTCCTTATTAATAAAAACCGACGTTATCAACTTCCATGTTATTTTTTTCGCTGTCTAGAATTGAGAATGCTAGAACTTAAAAGCTGTATTATTAAGCCACCACTCGATTTTCAAGAATTTCTCTATCTCGAAAATCTATTGCTCAAGAATATTGCATTTGGGGCTAACTTGCATGGAGCTATCATTAACTTACCACAACTTAAGACGTTGAAACTGGATGCATGCACCAATGTTTACAATTTTAAGATCAAGTCTACTAAGTTGTTTCGGTTAGTGGTCTTAACTTGCCCTGATGCAACTTTGCTTGAGCTATTGCATAGTAAATGTCTTAGTGTGGTTGGTATAGTTTTCTTAAAACCCATTCAAGGAGTTGAAAGAGTTAATTTGGCTAGCTTGTTAAGTAATATGCTTTGTCTTGCGGATTTATTTATCGACGGGTATTTTCTCCAGGTATGATTTGaatttttaattctaatatttaatTTTTGTTCTTTATCATATAGCAAGCGTTTGAAGCAAGAGAACTTAGAATCCGGTGTAGATTGTTCACATATATTCTTTCATATCTTCTTCCATATCTTGTTTGGTAACTCAAAAATTTTACTTTAACCCTCACAGTTTTCTATTGCAGAAAATATTCCAAGTGGCTTCAACACCCTGCTAGTAGTTTAAAGTCTCTTAACTTACTAAATTTCAAATTTGGTGATTTGTTTCAACTTCAATGTGTTTTATGCATTCTTTGGAACTCACCTAACTTAGAACGAATCACTGTTCATAATCGGGTAAAGAGTGCTAAACTTTTTCTCTTGTGTACTTTTAATGCATGGTCTCACTTTTAATGTATTTCTAGGGTCTTCGAAACATACATTTGGATGTGAAACCAGCAATAGCTTATTTGGAAGCTTTGACTATTTGGACCAGACATTCAACGGTTAAAAATTATAAATATCATGCATGTAGAAAGATCAAGACCCTTGTCACTCTTTATAAAGCTTTTACTTGCTCATTCTCCCATTCTTGAAAAAAATATCAATCAGAGCTCTTGCAAGTGTTGATGCGCATGAAAAGTACAACTTCGAAAAGGATGTTATGCGGTTCCCACGAGCTTCCTCGAAAATGGATCTTATCTACTTTGATCTTTAACTATAATCCATTAACTTTAAATTACATTGCGATTTATATGCATATTAGTTATCATTTTACTTCTTCCATGTTATGTATGCTGTGGGACTTGACATTTAATACCTAAAACTGGAAAGCTGGTTATGAATTAAGCCTTTGAACAGCATGCTAGTCAGTTTCCATTGATACATAATGAGATAGAACGTTTCTTGAATGAATCATAAAACTAGTTTAGCAATACCTCTCTCTTTAACTATAGTGGTTGATTTGAACCAATCAAGCTACTTGCAAGCATCTCTGAAACATATACTTTCATATGTGTGTATGGAAACAGGTCCTCAAAATAAACGGCTGGAAAATTTAAGATCAAGAGACATAGATTcttatatacataaataaagtagGTAAGGTGTACGCTTCCGAACATAGAGTCTTGGAAACAGTCGCGTAAGGTGTATTTTCGCTTCCGGACATAGATTCTTTAATGCACTGAGATCGAAAGAAAATTGCATGGTAATTGATACTGTAACATTGCATGGTAATTGATACTGTAGTTTCATGGATTGATTTATTTGAATACAATATACATATTACATTTCAGATAGTGCTTATAGAAACTCGAATCCTATTTACTGTCAATGGAATATAACTTCACAACATGCAAATATCGGTTTCAACAAACAATAACCAAAACAATTAATTTTAATTCACTTAAGGACTAAGGTCAAACACAATAACATGTGGAGTAAGTACCTTGTACCATAACGTCATGCCAACAATATGATCTCAGGATTTGCAGTAACCCGTTAAAAGAAGTTGATGAAGCAGTAAACAATTAGTACATGTAGTCTTGTTTGAAGTCTTAAAAATCAGGAATACTGCGTGTTGAGCAGCCGTGGTAATATTGCAATAACGCTGAATTGGAATTAGGGTTCAGATAACTCCTACCCTCACATACAAATGCTTTTCTGGTACAACAGACCTCTCCTAGTGTTGCATTAATTTTCAAATCCGCAAATTTCATCAGCACGAGTTTTTCCTATATTTGTAACTGCAATACTGTAGCAACACCAGCCTCATGAGCTGCTCTGTACAAGCATATACCATTTTAAGTTTGATGTGGTACTCAACCAAACTCTATTAGGATCAGGAAACCTCTAGAAATGAACATTTGTGGTTTATCTAAGTTGGTTCAAATATGAAGATCACACATTGATAGCCATAGTAAAAAACGCGTTGAGCAAGATCCAAAACTTGATACCAGTAGGACTAAGACAATTAATTAAAGCAAATTACAACTAAGAAAACATTAAAGATGCATAAAGGAAGAGGATACTCAATTTTGATCAGCAATATGATAAGACATGTTTTGGAGTGCATCACAAAAGGTATAAAAGCTAGCCAAAAATATGTACAATAGACGTTTGTGGATGTTATTCGAGTCCAATAATAATTTTCAAAGTTCTCAACTTAACCAAATGTAATAGGGTTTTTttggacatcagtttgggatcaccagggggacttaaccactcacgcgttcatcttCCGTAGTTGCATAACCCATCCGCAACTACTGCCCTAGAGGAAACTCGGatcaatccgagggcatggccggtaaaaccccccACTCAAGCGTTCATCttccgtagttgcataacccgtccccaactactgccctggaggaaacccggaccaatccgagggcatggccggtaaaacccccctccccgctGCCCCCACACTAAGTGAAAGGCGACCTGGGTGAATACTTCAGGCCagagataacattgagtgcaatgttgcagcccagtggagtcgaactcctgacatcTCGCTAAGAGAGGCAAGCCACTACGAGCTGACCTACAACTCAATGTTCAAATGTAATAGTGAATGGTGTAATGtttaatatatgaaatataaacctGTAACTTTATATATAGTAACAAAAAGATGATGTAAATGAGCCGACGGTACACCATATTGAATGTTTGTCGACCTTAATGGATTGATTACATAGAGAATTAATTTTGCCAGTAAGGTGCCTGCAGAAAGAGTGTTTTTTGAAAAAAAGATGACCATTGAGGTGT
This genomic stretch from Rutidosis leptorrhynchoides isolate AG116_Rl617_1_P2 chromosome 11, CSIRO_AGI_Rlap_v1, whole genome shotgun sequence harbors:
- the LOC139875076 gene encoding F-box/FBD/LRR-repeat protein At1g13570-like, encoding MTSLVLDKHVSEKFPKNEAFGHNGFITISNQIFNFLKGPILKLRLYIPNMALDSFQEVDQWILSLSRDGVRELVLINKNRRYQLPCYFFRCLELRMLELKSCIIKPPLDFQEFLYLENLLLKNIAFGANLHGAIINLPQLKTLKLDACTNVYNFKIKSTKLFRLVVLTCPDATLLELLHSKCLSVVGIVFLKPIQGVERVNLASLLSNMLCLADLFIDGYFLQQAFEARELRIRCRLFTYILSYLLPYLVW